Proteins from one Paraburkholderia sp. BL10I2N1 genomic window:
- a CDS encoding dihydrodipicolinate synthase family protein, which yields MIPLHDAPFNGIYAATLCPLDAHGRHLDEAALVRHLEDVAAVDGIVGLLINGHAGENVALSREEKRRVVEIASSACGERSIIVAGINSEDSYEAQAHADDAQRAGADALLLFPPYSWALSTDLETVVTHHRIVNENARLPMMLYQAGVNTGAMAYTPEMLTALVSLPEVVAIKEGSWETGAYEANRRLAKCVAPHVAVMASGDEHLLPCFAIGTEGSLVSLAAVVPELIVALYRAVLRGELSEAQRLHGHVYPLAKAIYGTAPGSHANARLKACLHLLGKFPQPSMRPPIPRLSAAETRRLDEALSFALAIDPERSDS from the coding sequence ATGATTCCCTTGCATGACGCCCCCTTCAATGGCATTTACGCCGCCACGTTGTGTCCGCTCGATGCGCACGGCCGCCATCTTGACGAGGCTGCGCTAGTGCGCCATCTCGAAGACGTGGCAGCGGTCGACGGAATTGTCGGCCTGCTGATCAACGGCCACGCGGGCGAGAACGTCGCCTTGTCGCGAGAGGAAAAGCGGCGTGTGGTGGAGATTGCAAGCAGCGCATGCGGCGAGCGCTCCATCATCGTCGCGGGTATCAACTCGGAAGACAGCTACGAAGCCCAAGCGCATGCCGACGACGCACAACGCGCGGGCGCCGATGCGTTACTGCTGTTCCCGCCTTACTCGTGGGCGCTTTCCACCGATCTGGAAACCGTAGTCACGCATCACCGGATCGTCAACGAGAACGCGCGGTTGCCGATGATGCTGTACCAGGCGGGCGTCAACACGGGCGCGATGGCCTACACGCCTGAGATGCTGACGGCGCTGGTCAGCCTGCCCGAGGTGGTGGCGATCAAGGAAGGGAGCTGGGAAACCGGCGCCTACGAGGCCAATCGCAGGCTCGCGAAATGCGTTGCGCCGCATGTGGCTGTGATGGCATCAGGCGATGAGCACCTGCTCCCATGCTTCGCGATCGGCACCGAAGGCAGCCTCGTGAGTCTCGCCGCCGTGGTGCCGGAGTTGATAGTCGCGCTGTATCGCGCGGTACTGCGCGGCGAACTCAGCGAGGCGCAACGGCTCCACGGCCATGTATATCCGCTGGCAAAGGCCATTTACGGCACGGCGCCCGGCTCGCATGCGAATGCGCGCCTGAAGGCCTGTTTGCATCTGCTTGGCAAGTTTCCGCAGCCGTCGATGCGTCCGCCGATCCCTCGTCTGTCGGCCGCCGAAACCCGCCGCCTCGACGAGGCGCTCTCCTTTGCGCTTGCCATTGATCCCGAACGGAGCGATTCATGA
- a CDS encoding FAD-dependent oxidoreductase, whose amino-acid sequence MSTPVQNVHGPFDAAVVGGGVMGCTTALFLARAGMRVALIERDALCRAASGVNAGTLTLHMTRAALIPYAMRAWQMWMETDQWLGSSVLATAAPGLSLAFTEAERELLRARAAARREYGAQIDLLERDAALAVEPGLNPAMLEAAFCQTDGFASAYLTGRAYCAALRAAGVQIFEQTAAVRIDQTNGQYRVHGPENHGASIRIDATRLVMAGGVWLEPLLAMLDIRIPVKTLVNQLIVTERMPPVMRSVLSIANGLLSMKQFANGTVLIGGGWQGVGDRERGPVETIPQNLTGNLRLAQHVIPALAKARVARIWLGLEAETADAMPMIGPLPGLADAWVVGCVHSGYTSGPYMGKLLAQTMLGETPELPLFDPARLIVAAPELSHREQTP is encoded by the coding sequence ATGAGCACGCCGGTTCAAAACGTGCATGGGCCATTCGATGCCGCCGTGGTCGGCGGCGGCGTGATGGGCTGCACCACCGCGCTATTCCTCGCGCGCGCCGGCATGCGCGTGGCGCTCATCGAACGCGACGCCCTGTGCCGCGCCGCCTCCGGCGTGAACGCGGGCACGCTCACGCTCCATATGACACGGGCCGCATTGATTCCCTACGCGATGCGTGCGTGGCAAATGTGGATGGAAACCGATCAATGGCTTGGCTCAAGCGTACTGGCGACCGCTGCGCCGGGGCTGTCGCTCGCTTTTACGGAAGCCGAACGTGAACTGCTACGGGCCCGCGCCGCCGCACGGCGCGAATACGGTGCGCAGATCGACCTGCTCGAGCGCGACGCGGCGCTCGCGGTCGAACCCGGCCTCAACCCTGCGATGCTCGAAGCCGCGTTCTGCCAGACAGACGGCTTTGCCAGCGCGTATCTGACCGGCCGCGCCTATTGCGCGGCGCTGCGTGCAGCCGGCGTGCAGATCTTCGAGCAGACGGCCGCGGTCCGCATCGATCAGACAAATGGACAGTACCGGGTGCATGGCCCCGAAAACCACGGTGCCTCGATTCGGATCGACGCCACGCGTCTCGTGATGGCGGGCGGCGTCTGGCTGGAACCATTGCTGGCGATGCTCGATATCCGCATTCCCGTGAAGACGCTGGTGAACCAGTTGATCGTCACCGAACGGATGCCGCCTGTGATGCGTTCGGTGCTAAGCATTGCGAACGGGCTGCTGTCGATGAAACAGTTTGCCAACGGCACGGTGCTGATCGGTGGCGGCTGGCAAGGTGTCGGCGATCGCGAACGCGGTCCCGTCGAAACCATTCCGCAAAACCTCACCGGCAACTTGCGGCTCGCGCAGCATGTGATCCCGGCACTCGCCAAAGCGCGTGTGGCGCGCATCTGGCTCGGGCTCGAAGCCGAAACCGCCGACGCGATGCCCATGATCGGCCCGCTGCCCGGCCTTGCCGACGCGTGGGTCGTCGGCTGCGTGCACTCAGGTTACACGAGCGGTCCCTACATGGGCAAGCTGCTCGCTCAAACGATGCTCGGTGAGACGCCCGAGCTGCCGTTGTTCGACCCTGCGCGGCTCATCGTTGCCGCGCCCGAACTCTCTCATCGAGAACAGACCCCATGA
- a CDS encoding (2Fe-2S)-binding protein: protein MSEFDVVVLGGGPAGASAALAAASTGLSVALFDENPSAGGQVYRAPIDGIGASIDAGSSADQEAGDALRRELAASTVTTFFAHSVWAATGEYRVDATGPHGPVHCLARALIVASGTTERVVPFEGWTTPGVIGLAAATILLKSQGVLPGRSTLLAGCGPLLAAVAAKTIEGGGKVEAIADLAGTADWAATLPALLARPDLLWQGAKWWRTIGRAGTPRFARHTIVRVEPAGERLRATLAPCDAAGRPMDGQRKTVLADCIAVGHGLTPSTEVTRLLRAKHVYSRAAGGWIAVADEDGRTSRPLLYVAGDVAGIAGAAAAAIHGTLAGLACALDVGASNPSRLTRRSEPTRKAHRQAMRIGHAMADLMALRFGHVDSITPDTIVCRCEDVTRREIDAACDAGAQDANQLKAWTRCGMGPCQGRTCGDVAGELLMRRAGATSRESVGCFAARTPLRPVTVEALTGEFAYDDIPIPKAAPL from the coding sequence ATGTCTGAGTTCGACGTGGTGGTGCTCGGAGGGGGGCCGGCGGGCGCGTCCGCGGCGCTGGCGGCGGCGTCGACTGGATTGAGCGTCGCGCTGTTCGACGAAAACCCCAGCGCAGGGGGGCAGGTCTATCGCGCACCCATAGATGGTATTGGCGCCAGCATCGATGCCGGCAGCAGCGCCGATCAGGAGGCCGGTGACGCACTGCGGCGTGAACTCGCCGCCAGCACGGTGACGACCTTCTTTGCTCATTCGGTGTGGGCCGCGACCGGTGAGTACCGCGTCGACGCCACCGGCCCGCATGGCCCCGTGCATTGCCTGGCACGCGCATTGATCGTTGCGTCCGGAACGACCGAACGGGTCGTGCCGTTTGAAGGATGGACCACGCCTGGCGTGATCGGTCTCGCGGCTGCGACAATCCTCCTGAAATCGCAGGGTGTGCTGCCAGGCCGCTCGACGCTCCTGGCCGGCTGTGGTCCGTTGCTCGCAGCCGTGGCGGCGAAAACGATCGAAGGCGGCGGCAAGGTCGAGGCGATTGCGGATCTCGCAGGCACCGCCGATTGGGCAGCTACCCTGCCTGCGCTGCTCGCACGTCCCGATCTGCTTTGGCAGGGCGCAAAGTGGTGGCGCACGATCGGCCGCGCGGGCACGCCGCGCTTCGCGCGGCACACGATCGTTCGTGTCGAGCCCGCCGGCGAGCGCTTGCGCGCCACCCTTGCTCCTTGCGACGCGGCTGGACGCCCGATGGACGGACAACGAAAGACCGTCCTCGCCGATTGCATAGCCGTAGGGCATGGACTCACGCCTTCCACCGAGGTCACCCGGCTGTTGCGTGCGAAGCATGTTTATTCGCGTGCGGCGGGAGGGTGGATCGCCGTCGCTGATGAGGACGGGCGCACTTCGCGTCCTCTGCTCTATGTCGCCGGCGACGTTGCCGGTATCGCGGGTGCGGCCGCTGCCGCCATACACGGCACGCTGGCCGGACTGGCGTGCGCGCTCGATGTCGGCGCCTCGAACCCCTCGCGCCTGACACGTCGCAGCGAGCCGACGCGCAAGGCGCATCGGCAGGCAATGCGCATCGGACATGCGATGGCCGATCTGATGGCGCTGCGCTTCGGTCACGTCGACAGCATCACCCCCGATACGATCGTGTGCCGTTGCGAGGACGTGACACGCCGCGAGATCGACGCCGCCTGCGATGCCGGCGCACAGGACGCCAACCAGCTCAAGGCGTGGACGCGTTGCGGCATGGGCCCGTGCCAGGGCCGCACGTGCGGCGATGTCGCCGGTGAACTGCTTATGCGGCGCGCAGGCGCCACTTCACGCGAAAGCGTCGGATGTTTTGCCGCCCGCACGCCCTTGCGCCCGGTGACGGTCGAAGCGCTCACCGGCGAGTTTGCGTACGACGATATCCCGATTCCGAAGGCGGCCCCGCTATGA
- a CDS encoding (2Fe-2S)-binding protein yields MRIHYANRGAAIELFFDGQRFTARAGESVAAALFASGVRALRTSPRLREARGMVCLMGSCQECLVMVDGRRVLACQTPVTDGLRIETVPETGADV; encoded by the coding sequence ATGCGTATTCATTATGCGAACCGCGGGGCCGCGATTGAGCTGTTTTTTGACGGCCAACGCTTCACGGCGCGTGCTGGCGAAAGCGTCGCGGCCGCGCTGTTTGCGTCCGGCGTAAGGGCGTTGCGCACGAGCCCACGTCTGCGCGAGGCGCGCGGTATGGTTTGTCTGATGGGATCCTGCCAGGAGTGTCTGGTGATGGTAGACGGCCGGCGGGTGCTCGCTTGCCAAACGCCCGTTACCGACGGCTTGCGTATCGAAACCGTTCCGGAGACCGGCGCCGATGTCTGA
- a CDS encoding transporter substrate-binding domain-containing protein — protein sequence MKPSIILSRMLAVGIAACALLGSLDASARTLDEILASKKIVFGINPNLAPLGTYDAKNNIDGFDVSIAKKIADSLGVKLEIVPVGSNDRVPFLMADKIDAVMGGMTRNADRMKVIDFTDPVNTEVLGVLTTQDKPYKDWTQLNDPSVRLVQVRGTTPVKLIQDKLPKAQLLLLDNYPDAVRSIAQGRSDALIDVLDFMLSYTKNYPTKWRVVDAPIEVDYDCIGIKKGNTELTERLNKEIGMLQKNGFVAASWKKWFGSPMLYDPTAAPPAIAAQ from the coding sequence ATGAAACCCTCGATCATCCTGAGCCGCATGCTCGCCGTCGGTATCGCGGCATGCGCGCTGCTCGGTTCACTCGACGCAAGCGCACGCACGCTGGACGAAATCCTCGCGTCGAAGAAGATTGTGTTCGGTATTAACCCGAACCTGGCACCGCTCGGCACCTATGACGCAAAGAACAATATCGACGGCTTCGATGTAAGCATCGCGAAGAAGATCGCGGACTCGCTGGGTGTAAAGCTGGAGATCGTGCCGGTCGGATCGAACGACCGCGTGCCGTTTCTGATGGCCGACAAGATCGACGCGGTGATGGGCGGCATGACGCGCAACGCAGACCGCATGAAAGTGATTGACTTCACTGATCCCGTGAACACTGAAGTGCTCGGCGTGCTGACCACTCAGGACAAGCCCTATAAAGACTGGACACAGCTGAACGACCCTTCGGTGCGGCTCGTGCAGGTGCGCGGCACGACGCCAGTGAAGCTGATCCAGGACAAGCTGCCCAAGGCGCAATTGCTGTTGCTGGATAACTATCCTGATGCGGTGCGCTCGATTGCACAAGGCCGCTCCGACGCGCTGATCGACGTGCTCGATTTCATGCTGAGCTACACGAAGAACTATCCGACGAAATGGCGTGTCGTTGACGCACCGATTGAAGTGGACTACGACTGCATCGGTATCAAGAAGGGCAATACCGAGCTGACTGAGCGTCTGAACAAGGAAATCGGCATGTTGCAAAAGAACGGCTTTGTGGCAGCGAGCTGGAAGAAATGGTTTGGCAGCCCGATGCTGTACGACCCGACCGCTGCACCACCCGCGATCGCCGCCCAATAA
- a CDS encoding amino acid ABC transporter permease: MTLQFGPILEQWPYLLGGAWLSLQIAVLAFALGMLIGLVCASLLRYGPAFVRRLVSAYVSFGTNTPQLVQIFFLFFALPGIGVTLSPYSAVLLGATFNVGAYLCEIQRAGFASVRWAEIEAAEVLGFSTPQIVRHVIFPHVMKVMFPPLSNQFIVMTLGTSMAAIFGVEELTGRTYNISSQTYLSVEAFSVAAVMYIAITLLATFALAMFGRHVCRAKIKVF, translated from the coding sequence ATGACGCTACAGTTCGGGCCGATCCTCGAGCAATGGCCGTATCTGCTCGGTGGCGCGTGGCTCAGTCTTCAAATCGCGGTGCTTGCGTTCGCGCTCGGCATGCTGATCGGACTCGTCTGCGCGTCGCTCCTGCGCTACGGGCCGGCTTTTGTGCGCCGCCTCGTGAGCGCGTATGTGAGCTTCGGGACCAATACGCCACAGCTCGTGCAGATCTTCTTCCTGTTCTTCGCGCTACCCGGAATCGGCGTCACGCTTTCACCCTACAGCGCGGTTCTGCTAGGCGCCACGTTCAATGTCGGCGCTTACCTGTGCGAAATCCAGCGCGCCGGTTTCGCGTCGGTACGATGGGCGGAAATCGAGGCGGCCGAGGTACTCGGCTTTTCGACGCCGCAGATCGTACGGCACGTGATCTTTCCGCACGTGATGAAAGTGATGTTTCCACCGCTGTCGAACCAGTTCATTGTGATGACACTCGGTACTTCGATGGCAGCGATCTTCGGTGTCGAGGAACTGACGGGCCGCACCTACAACATCAGCTCGCAGACGTACCTGTCGGTCGAAGCGTTTAGCGTCGCCGCAGTGATGTATATCGCCATCACACTCCTGGCGACCTTCGCGCTGGCAATGTTCGGCCGTCACGTGTGCCGCGCGAAGATAAAGGTGTTCTGA
- a CDS encoding amino acid ABC transporter permease, translated as MFGSTMTQLTQLFSYYNVLLLLEGLVATFVLSVIGCIAGFVSGFVVAILRATRSRAMAPVRALMFAYCLLFRRVPFLVTLMLVFFASQSINANLSTFTVALISVCLIATAYLGEIVRSGLESVHINQWEAASTLNFSYLETLRYVIVPQAWRVILPPTFGFFVMFIKDTALASQIGVMELTSAGKVLSNKGFSATFVYGTVLALYFLMSYPLSRFGKRLEKNLATTRNR; from the coding sequence ATGTTCGGCTCGACAATGACACAACTCACCCAGTTGTTCTCGTACTACAACGTGTTGTTGTTGCTCGAAGGGCTCGTCGCGACCTTCGTGCTGTCGGTGATCGGCTGCATCGCGGGTTTCGTTTCGGGCTTCGTGGTGGCGATCTTGCGTGCGACGCGCTCACGCGCAATGGCGCCAGTCCGCGCGCTGATGTTCGCCTACTGCCTGCTGTTCAGGCGCGTGCCGTTCCTCGTTACGTTGATGCTGGTGTTCTTCGCGAGCCAGTCGATCAACGCGAACCTGTCTACCTTCACGGTCGCGTTGATCAGCGTATGCCTGATCGCCACGGCATATCTCGGCGAGATCGTGCGCAGCGGGCTGGAGTCGGTCCACATCAACCAGTGGGAGGCCGCCAGTACGCTGAACTTCAGCTACCTGGAGACGCTGCGCTATGTGATCGTGCCGCAGGCGTGGCGCGTCATCTTGCCGCCCACTTTCGGCTTCTTCGTGATGTTCATCAAGGACACCGCGCTAGCTTCGCAAATCGGCGTGATGGAGCTCACATCGGCGGGAAAGGTGCTCAGCAACAAGGGCTTTTCCGCGACATTCGTGTACGGGACGGTTTTGGCGCTGTATTTCCTGATGTCGTATCCCTTGTCGCGCTTCGGCAAGCGCCTGGAGAAGAATCTTGCCACAACTCGAAATCGTTGA
- a CDS encoding amino acid ABC transporter ATP-binding protein — protein MPQLEIVDLKASYGPHTVLERINLSVEKGEIVSLIGPSGSGKSTLLRVLMGLLLPEDGSVRLNGSEVNYADRAAVHALRSDIAIVFQQYNLFQNMTVIDNVMITPTRIKRWPRAEVEQNAINLLTRVGLAHRLHAYPDELSGGQQQRVAIARALALKPKVLLLDEVTAALDPELVNEVLDTIRELASDGITMFIVSHEMGFVREVSSKVVFMAGGHVIETGTPQQVFDAPQEARTREFVGKILRH, from the coding sequence TTGCCACAACTCGAAATCGTTGACCTGAAGGCCTCTTACGGTCCGCATACGGTACTGGAGCGCATCAACCTGTCCGTCGAGAAAGGCGAGATCGTCAGCCTGATCGGACCTTCCGGTTCGGGCAAGAGCACGTTGCTACGCGTGTTGATGGGGCTGCTGTTACCTGAGGATGGAAGTGTGCGCCTGAACGGCAGTGAGGTGAACTACGCAGACAGGGCCGCTGTACATGCGCTGCGCTCGGATATCGCGATTGTGTTCCAGCAGTACAACCTGTTCCAGAACATGACCGTGATCGACAACGTGATGATTACGCCGACCAGGATCAAACGGTGGCCGCGCGCCGAGGTCGAGCAAAACGCGATCAATCTGCTGACGCGCGTCGGCTTGGCGCACCGGTTGCATGCCTACCCTGACGAATTGTCGGGCGGCCAGCAACAGCGTGTCGCGATCGCGCGAGCGCTCGCCTTGAAACCGAAGGTGCTGTTGCTCGATGAAGTCACCGCAGCGCTCGACCCTGAACTCGTCAATGAAGTGCTCGATACGATCCGCGAGCTCGCGTCCGATGGCATCACGATGTTTATCGTGTCGCACGAAATGGGCTTCGTCCGCGAGGTGTCATCAAAGGTGGTGTTCATGGCGGGTGGCCACGTGATCGAGACCGGGACGCCACAGCAGGTGTTCGATGCGCCGCAGGAAGCGCGCACGCGTGAGTTTGTTGGAAAGATCCTGCGTCACTGA
- a CDS encoding M20/M25/M40 family metallo-hydrolase — translation MNNPVSTLSLFDAVDRGFASEVEFLAALVRRPSDNPPGDCAGHAEMAALALEALGFTVERHSVPVIDVTRAGIISATNLVVRHRFGAGPTVALNAHGDVVPPGDGWSTDPYGAEIRDGWMHGRGAAVSKSDFATYAFALKALIDTQAPLAGTVELHLTYDEESGGLIGPAWLLKQGIVKPDYAICAGFSYAITTAHNGAIHLEITVRGKSAHAARPDTGHDALEATVAVLNALYGHRKVLRQIRSATTGIEHPTLVVGLIEGGINTNVVPDRVTLRLDRRVVPEEMSQTVLAQLKQLVEGSVKDLPGISVGIREVLVTSPLREIGGTERLLSALKRAAQVTLRADIPTEGVPLYTDARLYCEAGVPTVIYGAGPRTLLLANGHRADERVALEDLRIATKTVALALSDLLNCK, via the coding sequence ATGAATAACCCTGTTTCAACCCTGTCGCTGTTCGATGCAGTCGACCGGGGCTTTGCTTCCGAAGTCGAATTTCTCGCGGCGCTCGTGCGCAGACCGTCGGACAATCCACCCGGCGATTGCGCCGGTCATGCCGAGATGGCCGCGCTTGCGCTGGAGGCGCTGGGTTTCACAGTGGAGCGGCACTCCGTACCCGTCATCGACGTGACACGGGCCGGCATTATCAGCGCGACGAACCTGGTCGTGCGGCATCGCTTCGGCGCTGGGCCGACTGTCGCCCTGAACGCGCATGGCGATGTTGTGCCGCCTGGCGATGGCTGGTCCACGGACCCCTATGGCGCAGAAATCCGCGACGGCTGGATGCATGGCCGCGGTGCTGCCGTTTCGAAGTCTGATTTCGCGACCTACGCGTTCGCACTCAAGGCATTGATTGACACTCAGGCGCCGCTTGCGGGGACCGTGGAATTACATCTGACTTACGACGAAGAAAGCGGCGGCCTGATTGGACCCGCATGGCTGCTGAAGCAGGGCATCGTGAAACCCGACTACGCGATTTGCGCGGGCTTTTCGTATGCAATCACAACGGCGCACAACGGTGCGATACATCTTGAAATCACGGTGCGCGGTAAGTCTGCCCACGCGGCGCGACCAGACACCGGGCACGATGCGCTCGAAGCTACCGTGGCGGTGTTGAACGCCTTGTATGGGCACCGGAAGGTATTGCGGCAGATTCGCTCGGCAACGACCGGCATAGAACACCCGACGCTCGTCGTGGGTCTGATCGAAGGCGGGATCAACACCAACGTCGTGCCGGACAGAGTGACGTTGCGTCTCGACCGGCGCGTCGTGCCCGAAGAAATGTCGCAGACGGTGTTGGCGCAACTCAAGCAGTTGGTTGAAGGGTCGGTAAAAGACCTGCCGGGTATCAGCGTGGGGATACGGGAGGTGTTGGTAACCTCGCCGCTGCGCGAGATAGGCGGTACCGAGCGTCTCTTATCGGCCCTGAAGCGCGCCGCCCAGGTGACGTTGCGGGCGGATATTCCCACCGAAGGCGTGCCGCTGTATACCGACGCACGGCTCTATTGCGAAGCAGGTGTGCCAACCGTCATTTACGGTGCGGGCCCGCGCACGCTGCTACTGGCGAACGGACACCGTGCGGACGAGCGTGTCGCGCTTGAAGATCTGCGCATCGCGACGAAGACCGTCGCACTCGCACTCAGTGATCTGCTGAACTGCAAGTAA
- a CDS encoding GntR family transcriptional regulator: protein MNTNSTSSPEKLGELAYQTLRRMILDKALRSGGPVVEGRLAEELNISRTPMREALLRLEGEGLLARAGARSYSVRFVSAQEYFQAMKVRELLEAEAIGLAIGKIDKKLVQQLVKKIKALSSGQQEQAHWQIDDQVHTMMARASGNDVLAHMIDLVRTNSRLFELVTPFNRIEEDRAEHLAILEAYLADDADAARAAVRTHLQNLRRFVLDRLAEGTYS, encoded by the coding sequence GTGAACACCAATTCCACCTCCAGTCCCGAGAAACTCGGCGAGCTGGCTTATCAGACGCTGCGCCGGATGATCCTGGACAAGGCGTTGCGCAGCGGTGGTCCGGTCGTCGAAGGACGGCTTGCCGAGGAACTCAATATTTCCCGCACACCGATGCGCGAGGCTTTGCTGCGGCTGGAAGGCGAAGGCCTGCTCGCGCGCGCCGGCGCGCGCTCGTATTCGGTGCGCTTTGTCAGCGCGCAGGAATATTTTCAGGCCATGAAAGTGCGCGAGCTGCTCGAAGCGGAGGCCATTGGACTCGCTATCGGCAAGATCGACAAGAAACTCGTTCAGCAGTTGGTCAAGAAGATCAAGGCCTTAAGTAGCGGCCAGCAGGAACAGGCGCACTGGCAGATAGACGATCAGGTCCACACGATGATGGCGCGCGCGAGCGGCAATGATGTGCTCGCCCACATGATCGATCTGGTGCGCACGAACAGCCGCCTGTTTGAGCTGGTCACACCGTTCAACCGTATCGAAGAAGATCGCGCGGAACATCTGGCGATTCTCGAAGCATATCTGGCGGACGACGCGGACGCCGCGCGCGCCGCCGTCCGTACGCATCTACAGAACCTGCGCCGCTTTGTGCTCGACCGGCTCGCTGAGGGCACATATAGCTGA
- a CDS encoding SGNH/GDSL hydrolase family protein: MQGINDKVCVAILAMVISLFTACGGQGGSSSNGSGAATPAGGIHLQVVSFGDSLSDVGTYAPIASPLGGGRFTTNPGQMWTQDVAQYYGDTLSAAFTIDATHKLSAQSGLGYAEGGATVATPANLYDFLADVIGDIEMPVNQQVSSYLATRGGFNSDQLVLVWAGSNDVLRAGALPAAAPTVQTAATTLAQVVGQIVQKGATHVVVVNVPNIGLSPKGIASTDGGANLTQLSQIFNDSLNAALQANGLQGKVIQIDSYTWVNQIIASFQANGFAVSNTSVACDPAKTPDATALLCSPNTYVTANADQTYMFADDLHPTTRLHALFAQFVEQQIARSGLGH, encoded by the coding sequence ATGCAAGGAATCAATGACAAGGTATGTGTTGCAATTCTTGCGATGGTGATTTCACTGTTTACCGCATGCGGCGGGCAGGGAGGCAGCTCAAGTAACGGCAGTGGTGCGGCCACCCCGGCAGGCGGCATTCATCTGCAAGTTGTATCGTTCGGCGACAGCCTGTCGGACGTCGGGACCTATGCCCCGATCGCGAGCCCGCTGGGCGGGGGGCGTTTCACCACCAATCCGGGGCAAATGTGGACTCAGGATGTCGCGCAATACTACGGTGATACGCTAAGCGCGGCGTTTACGATCGACGCCACCCATAAATTGAGTGCGCAAAGTGGACTCGGCTATGCGGAGGGCGGTGCCACGGTGGCGACGCCAGCAAACCTGTACGACTTTCTTGCGGACGTGATCGGCGATATCGAGATGCCCGTCAATCAGCAGGTTTCGAGTTATCTGGCCACCCGCGGGGGCTTCAACTCCGATCAACTGGTGCTGGTCTGGGCTGGCTCGAACGACGTCCTTCGCGCCGGGGCGCTGCCGGCCGCGGCGCCCACTGTTCAGACGGCGGCGACCACCCTGGCTCAAGTTGTTGGACAGATCGTCCAGAAGGGCGCCACTCATGTCGTGGTGGTCAATGTTCCGAATATCGGACTATCGCCCAAAGGCATCGCTTCGACCGACGGCGGGGCAAACCTGACCCAGTTATCGCAAATTTTCAACGATAGCCTGAACGCTGCCTTGCAGGCCAATGGCCTGCAAGGCAAGGTCATTCAGATCGATTCTTATACATGGGTGAATCAGATCATCGCGAGTTTTCAGGCCAATGGCTTCGCCGTGTCAAACACCAGCGTCGCCTGCGACCCTGCCAAAACGCCTGATGCGACGGCATTGCTGTGCTCGCCGAATACCTACGTGACGGCCAATGCCGATCAGACGTACATGTTCGCCGACGACCTTCATCCGACGACGCGTCTGCATGCACTGTTCGCCCAGTTCGTGGAGCAGCAGATCGCCAGGAGCGGTCTTGGTCACTGA
- a CDS encoding response regulator has protein sequence MATVLLVDDDPNILRPLQLLVEREGYRVVTAQDGRAALAAAAIESPGLIVTDWMMPHIDGVELCRRLKSDPAMADIPVVMLSAVLPPVPMEPLWDVLLRKPAPIGQLIDAIRSLLDRPHTESPGRT, from the coding sequence TTGGCGACTGTATTGCTGGTTGATGACGACCCGAATATTCTGCGCCCGCTTCAGCTGCTGGTGGAACGGGAGGGATACCGCGTGGTCACGGCGCAGGATGGGAGGGCGGCTCTGGCTGCCGCGGCCATTGAAAGTCCCGGTCTCATTGTGACCGACTGGATGATGCCGCACATTGACGGCGTTGAACTGTGCCGACGCCTGAAGAGCGACCCTGCAATGGCGGACATTCCTGTCGTCATGCTGTCGGCCGTGCTGCCGCCTGTTCCGATGGAGCCGCTATGGGACGTACTTTTGCGGAAGCCCGCGCCCATAGGTCAGCTGATAGACGCGATTCGTAGTCTGCTGGACAGACCGCACACGGAATCACCTGGACGGACCTAA